The following proteins are co-located in the Sporolactobacillus pectinivorans genome:
- a CDS encoding Gp15 family bacteriophage protein, with protein MLSLKQPLDDKIRINGRDYFLDLSFDNVLRWYELIDDDSINEMGKILLAFEMFIPECEVDVDTQIKAIQAISKYIAGEPNDGQETSDQTQYYSFSKDAEYIYASFLQEYGIDLIDQQGVMRWEKFIALFKGLRDNTKINQIIGIRATDVPNGSSEYEKAERERILQLKSAYALDSEQNRQEQETRMDHMFDTLVNMARKGG; from the coding sequence GTGCTGAGTCTAAAGCAACCGCTTGATGACAAAATCAGGATAAATGGACGGGATTATTTTCTTGATCTAAGTTTTGATAATGTCCTGCGCTGGTATGAATTAATTGACGATGACAGTATAAATGAAATGGGGAAAATATTGCTCGCCTTTGAGATGTTCATCCCGGAATGTGAAGTGGACGTGGACACACAGATCAAGGCGATTCAGGCAATCTCTAAGTATATTGCCGGAGAACCCAATGACGGCCAGGAGACATCCGATCAAACACAATATTACAGTTTTTCGAAGGATGCAGAATATATTTACGCGTCCTTTTTACAGGAATACGGCATTGATCTCATTGACCAACAGGGTGTGATGCGATGGGAGAAGTTTATCGCCCTATTCAAGGGTCTGCGTGATAACACGAAGATTAACCAGATCATTGGAATTCGTGCGACAGATGTACCAAACGGCAGCAGTGAGTATGAGAAGGCGGAACGAGAGCGTATATTACAGCTCAAAAGTGCTTATGCACTGGATAGCGAACAGAACAGGCAGGAGCAGGAAACACGAATGGACCACATGTTTGACACGCTTGTAAACATGGCAAGGAAGGGAGGATAA